Part of the Perca fluviatilis chromosome 22, GENO_Pfluv_1.0, whole genome shotgun sequence genome, agggacaCGCAGAGGCAGCAGGTGGGATTAGGACTTACCTTGAATGGCTGGAAGGAATAACTGAAAGGTTTGGGGAAACGCCATGGTATTTAGACTTATACTAAACTGTAAACTGTCATGTCAGACTCAACAGGTTGGAGAAATGGCCTCAGATAATAAGACCGTTGCTGCCCTGGGTCGACCTTTCACCCTGGGAATGCTCTATGATGCTCGGACAGATGAACTGATCCCAGGTAAGCATTAACTACATTCAAAATATTTCTCAATCTATCTCTCACAGTTCTACTTAAAGGAACTCTGAAGTAATTTCATAAAGCAGTAAAACTATTTCAACCATAGGTGTAGAAGACAATCCACTCcccaaaaaagataaaaataaccATTCAGCCCTAATCCTAACCCCTGACCCTATGAAAATAATTAGCAAATGCTTTGTAATTCTACTATGTAGATGTGACCATTTATTTTTTGACTATATTATGGGTGCATGATAAATTGATGGTATATTATCCTGCACAGAATATGAAAAATTGAATTGTAAATACTGTAGAATTTCAGCCGATTATTACGTCTGTGGAGCCATTTTTGCAACATCCCTGGACTACGGTTGATCTattttcttacactgcactgtaacttttattcttgtattttatgtaaagcactttgagttgcattgttgctgaaatgttcaaataaagctgccttgcccaTGAAACCTGACTCTGATTGAGGATTGGTTCCAAATTAgtaaaaactgtttttatgGTCAAATACCTTGGTACTGCAGAAATCAGGGAGTGAGATTATTAGAGCAGAAAACAGTAGTTTTGGTGTCAATCTTAATTGTGTGTGCAGTCTTCCAACTCTTTGCATTAAAGCGGGGCTTTAATCTACTCTCAATCCAGTAGTTCctttattaaagtgatggttcggagtaattcaccctagggtcctttgcaccatgacctcgagccaaacacccccccagaagcttttttcacctgggtctaacattgggagagttagctagagtagcgttatcagctgaatagcttagcacaggggctaacggacccacgtttgtatctcgtaagttaccccactaataatgcccgaaatgataccaaacgtctacagtagtacaaataggttatgctctcataaaacgatggattggaaagtttgtaagtacaccagaagtttatgtaaataacacttgcctgctggcttctgctctctgctgttgttgctgctgtaagacgagtgcttagagccgtctacaaattacaacaccgaaaagagatgcaacaaaaatattttttaatttaactttttttttaagtaagtgctgtagtataactagcaggagacaagtaataattgaggtaagtttggagacattaccttatttaatcattgaattaataaatatttttgttgcatctcttttcggtgtagtaatttgtagacggccctaagcactcgtctaactgcaggtaacagcagcagcaacagagagcagaagagagcaggcaagtgttcataaacttctggtgtacttacaaactttccactccatcgttttatgagagcataacctatttgtactacttgtagacgtttggtatcatttcaggcattattagtggggtaacttacaagatacaaacgtgggtccattagcccctgcgctaagctattcagctgataacgctactctagctaactctcccaatgttcgacccaggtgaaaaaagcttctggggggtgtttggctcgaggtcatggtgcaaaggaccctagggtgaattactccgaaccatcactttaatatagAAGCTGTTTAGGGAACTGCAGAAGAATATGCTGCAACATGTAGAAATCTAAATGATTGTCAGTTTTCTGTGACTTTACATTAAAATGATTTTCCTGCTTTATCAGATGACTGATGGTTTCAAACTTCCGTAGGTTTGACAATGTGGGATGATAAAACTCTACAAGACAAGATAACTGAAAGCTCTCAACACTCCAGTGCATTTGACATAGCTGCATCTGACTCCACTGAATCCAAGTGCACTCTGCTGGATGTTGAAGCTTCTCTGAAGGTCAGTTTCCTGGGTGGACTGATTGAAGTTGAAGGATCTGCCAAGTATCTGAATGATCAGAAGAAATTCCACAATCAGAGCAGAGTGACACTTCAGTACAAAGCTACCACCAACTTCAAGCAGTTAATGATTGATCATCTAACCATGGAGCCCCAACAGATGGATGTCATTCAGAAGAGCTCAGCAACACATGTAGTCACAGGCATCCTTTATGGGACaaatgctttctttgtgtttgacaGTGAAAAGTTGGAGGCCAGCAGCGTTCAGGACATCCAGGGCAGCATGCAAGCTGTAATAAAGAAGATCCCCTCATTTGATTTCGAGGGGAAAGTTAAGATTCAGCTGACTGATGAAGAAAAAGCCCTGACACAGAAATTCTCCTGCAAATTCTACGGAGACTTCATTCTTGAAAGCAACCCTGCAACATTTGAAGAGGCAGTGAATACCTATGTACAACTCCCAAAGCTACtgggagaaaaagaagagaaggcTGTTCCAGTGCACGTCTGGCTGATGCCGCTGAAGAATTTCAACCCCAAAGCTGCTGAGCTGAAGAAAGAGATCACAGACAAATCAGTATGGAATGCCCAGGATAATCTAGAAGATTTAAGGGAAATAGCAATGAGATGCAACGATTCTCTAGAAGACAAAGTGATAGAGAATTTTCCTGTGATTCATAAACCGTTGAGCACTTTCCAAAAATTGTGtggttattttaataataaaaataatttaacattaaaaaaaaattttaatttactcaaaaaaaaaaaaaaaagaaatcaactaGATCCACCAACTATCAGAAGATAGACAAGTCACCGATACAGGTACTGATCCAAAACGTAATGCTCTTGCGGTTTCACTCGAAATGCAATCGCACTTCATAAGAAATGGGCGCCACTTGATGTGATGGCCGATTACTTGAACTTCCCTAAATTAGGAAGTACCAATGAAGATCCATGGTACTACTCAGATGAAGTTGTTAccaaaatgagagaaaaagcCAAAGCTTTCCATCAAATTGCCAACCCACTGAAGAACAACAGTCGATTCCGTTTCCTCATAGCAACCATTGCAAACAAGAACTACACAGGCGCAACCATCTACCATTACAAGAACCACATCCTGGTCAGTGAAGATTTTTCAAAACCTGTCCTCCCTCCTGTGGAGACCATCACAGACAGAAGAGATCTCATCTGGTGTAAGTCTGTTTCCATGcttttttgattaaaaaaaaacatgctgtaCTTATAACTCTCCTCCAGAAACCTGTTTGACCATCAGAATAACTGacaacacattttgttttggtcTCTCCATCAGATGCCTGTGATCTCAAcctggacccaaacactgcaAACTACCACCTCACTCTGTCTGAGAGGAACAAGAAGGCAACACATGGAGCACGGCAGTCATATCCTGATCGCCCAGAGAGGTTTGATAAACATCCTCAGGTGTTGTGCAAAGAGAGCTTATCTGGGCAACATTACTGGGAGTTTGAGTGGAATGATTCTTCTGAAGAAGCTATTTATGTTGCCATTGCATACAGTGAAATTGAGAGAAAATCAGGCCGTCCAGATAGTCTAATTGGAAGAAATACCATATCATGGGCTTTTGGCAAAACTGCTGATTCTGGAAATAAGAAACACTCACTTAAAGCATTTTATAATAATCAGGTGTTGTGGAGCAGTCCTTATCCCTCTGATGACTGTAACAGAGTTGGGGTGTATCTGGACTGGCCTGCTGgcactctgtccttctacagagtCTCCTCTAACACACTGAGACACTTCTACACCTTTCGCACCACATTCACTGAGCCTGTTTACCCAGGATTCATGGTCTATTATGAACAAAACTATGCATACCTGTGTCCACTTGAATAGGAGTAATACTTCTCGGATTCTTGGTCTGTAAATGGGGATATGGGTTTACATTTTATCTTGAACATGATTCACAAATTTTAAACAATGCATTCAAACCCAGAGGGACCAGGAACATTGATGATGTAATCAATAGCTGGCTGTATGTGTGATTTTCTATCAATATGTTCACGTTGATTTGATGATTTCATTGCTTGATAGATAACATATCTATTTTTAATATTGAGTTTCTATTCTAATTCTTGATAGTTAAAGATAAAGAGCTTATATTGATACACAAGTGCTTCGTCAacacttgtatgttaaaatataactcataGCTGATGAAAAAAGATTAAGTTATTTTGTTGAAATGATCATCATAAATTAGCTTAAgtgcctttttgttttatttagcatttagtttttctttgttcAGTATTTTCTTAAATAGTTGTCAGGAAGGAATCATGAAGTTAGTCTTTAAAGTCTGTACCTTAAGCTTGACTTTGAGAGGTAATTTCTGGtttggccaccgtaggagttgaAATGCACTCGGAATAGGAGAAAGTAattttcagttggttgtcatatacaatttcaccactagatgggatacattcttacacaatgtagctttaagtacATTGCTGATGTTCATAGAGTTGAAGAAATGTATTTTCCTGTTAATCAGTTGATGTTGATTTGATGCACAGCCTACTTCTCAAACTGCTTAGTGCTTCACAAtcagtttcaactttcatcGCGTGTTACATCACAAATAATTATTTCTATTGTaactttgtattttatttcctgATACATAAAGATACTGAGCGTGTATAAACATGTGGTTGCTTTGTCTTTCCAAGTTATTATAACTCATAGCTCTAAAAGAACAAGGAGTCCCTGGTAACATAATTTTGTTGCAAACCCTGCTGATGTTTACAGAGCTGAAGAAATGTCAGATTCCTGTGACACTGCAACACCTGTTGGATATGTTTACTCTCTTCTTGAGCAGAATATTCAATAAAGTGGAGACCTGACTTCACCACTGTGTGCTACTTTCTTTATTTTAGATTAAAAAGTTgactgtaccaaatattaaaACCTGTAGTATTCATGACACATTCACATGTTTAAATGCAAATAACCCTAAAATGATAGAACATAAATCCTCCCAAGGTGGCGTTGTCGATATATAAAACACCGGTtatatgtacgtgtgtgtgtgtgtgtgtgtgtgtgtgtgtgtgtgtgtgtgtgtgtgtgtgtgtgtgtgtgtatatatatatatatatatacagtacaggccaaaagtttggacacaccttctcattcaatgtgtttctttattttcatgactatttacattgtagattttcactgaaggcatcacaactatgaatgaacacatatggaattatgtacttaacaaaaaagtgtgaaataactgaaaacatgtcttatattttagattcctcaaagtagccaccctttgcttttgttgataactctgcaaacccttggcgttctctcaatgagcttcatgaggtagtcacctgaaatggttttcacttcacaggtgtgctttgtcagggttaattagtggaattttttcccttattaataaaaaagcaaagggtggctactttgaagaatctaaaatatgacatgttttcagttatttcacacttttttgttaagtacataattccatatgtacatagtcatagttttgatgccttcagtgagaatctacaatggaaatagtcatgaaaataaaaaggaaacgcactgaatgagaaggtgtgtccaaacttttggcctgtactatatatatatatatattttgcagGAACTTCTTTCTGTCCGTCTGTcatgcgcatatctctcgaaccgttagtctgatggatttcaaacttgacaggtgtctactacgggcacgagtaagtgcagtgcagtgacgttgtttggattagaaaatgcaaaagatatcggtaaaagaagcacacattggcttttgcggCCCTATctgctggccactccccctctcacactacACACTGACTGAGCTCAGTGCAGGAccagacacagagaggaagaaagcagcggagctttggcagctaaaatgtgacacctcagacccacaaaaatgtgcaaagttgcactactttggactgtctttgactttgaataaacaaaccaCAAATTCACAATTTTAAGGACGTTttagaatcccacacatgcaaagcacagcCAGCTACAGACAAGTGGCAGCGAGAcgtatctgtatatgtgtgtccgtgtttggggggaaggtaacctgcacattACACGCAGACGCCACATGCAGAGCGCTTTAGAACAGCAGGGGgctcttttcctgctattgtattgaagtgctcatattatgctcattttcaggttcatatttgtattttgaggttgtaccagaataggtttacatggtttaattttcaaaaaacaccatattgtggttgtactgcacattgctgcagctcctcttttcaccctgtgttcagctctctgttttagctacagggTAAGACATCGCACTTCTTTAccagctttgttgggagtcgtacatgcgcagtacctaggtaagcatCACATCAGATAGTTatctgtttctccaacttcagtcagtacaaggcaggattagttGGGAGatttcttctaaacgagggtgcacttccaactttgggtggaatacctgcagaacatgGACATATGGTGAACTAGtctgtgttgtagcagtgttttgccattgagaacgagctagcttGCTACGGTTAGCccccctcgtttcggctagtgatgtagaaagccctgcagattttgaacagctcacccagagactgaaggcaaaAGACATTCaggaaactgtatctcactcaaaacaacatggatgttttttttccaagtttgcatgcgtgtggaagcaccagagacacaaaataaaaccccaaatcccagaacaaaatgtttttttcataatatgggcactttaagttgcTGTTagctggcagaacataacgtaatctcagagctgaacctGGCAGACACAGTTTTCAttagactcaccctgggtcggatataccccaacccgcccacttcgctctgcatcagccaacctgctcgctgccccctcacagcgagggacaactagtcactcaacgaaatcccgacCGTTCACTGTCTTGGCTCTTAAATGGTGAAATgagctccccatcgacatcaggatggccgaaagcctacgtatcttccgccgaaggctaaaaacacatctcttccgactgcacctcggataaaaaaaagtttgtgtgtgtgttgatatatatatatatatatatatatatatatatacccttgaacctgcactttcatatggctctttgtagttctgcttatttaaagctaatgtacttgcacttgcTACTTGTTGTCTGGTGTTTGTACCTttagggttgaaagcacttaataggaagtcgctttggatgtaatgtaatgtaactgtCCATGTACTGTAGCGTGCAACTGTAAATATGTACAGATGTACACCTTGGCACTTGAAATATTTTGTGGGCTTTTTTATCATGAAGTGTGTCCACCTTAATTTTTTGATTATGTATGTAATTGCTTCCTTTGTATAATATCAATAAAGTATTATTAAAAAGTCTAAGTGTTATCATCATTTACTTGATTTGAAATATTAAAACTGGATTTTAACTTAAACTCAGCACACAAGTTAAAATGCAACCTTGATTTAAAGAGCtccttttcagcatcatatttgtactcttggggtctactagaatagttttacatgctttgatgtttctcatactgcccattgctgcagctcctcagtCTGAAACACTGTCTGAGGTCTTGGTCTGCCTTCCTGAAAAGCCcggtctgctctgattggtcagcaggCCCACTCTGTTGTAATTGGTCAACCAAGTAAAAATaaaccactgggcaggctgtgcttgctcaggcagcacctatGGGCAGCACATGTGAAAAACTGGACTGGCTTTCTCAATCAATGACATCActaattgaggaatttcaaatAGGAATTTGGGTAGTTTTGGGGCTCTTTAATAAGACTTTATAAGTTCTAGTTTAGTTTTAATGTCACGTATATTTCTACCATGCCATCAAACTGGCTGGTTGTCCAACCCGCaaacgcagcacgctgttgtgCGGATGAAAACAGTCTCAAAGGTTATAAAGTAAACAAGCCAAGTTAGCCCTCTCAGCTAATTATGTGTAAACTAATATAGCCAAAggtaataaattaaataaaaacacagaggcTCCGTAACCTCAATCAGCGTGAACCAAGACAGCCCACACAACTTTATTTAATCCTATATTAACAGCAGCACCATTCTCCTCTCATCTCTgccatcaacaaggcattttgacCCAGAGAACTGCCACTCACCGGgtattttctctttcttctgatCTCTGTCAACCTGAGAGATTTTGTGAAAATAACAGTAGATCATCACCAGTTCTATGAAAAACTTTGTGAGACACTTTCTGGTCTGGTACCAAAAACCTTTTAAAGTCATTTATATCACCTTACTTCGTCATTGTGATACTGGTTTGAACTTCAGCAGACTGTCCTGACTGTCTACAATGCATGGCGTAGCTGCCACGTGATTGGATGATTAGATATTTATACATATAgatatttatacatattttaaatagcctacacattttttatttatgacattttaatgacatacATGATTCATTTCACAGCtagttggcttggttccaggcttaaaactctttatataaacatttaattaaacttcaataaagataaatgaATTGGGGAAATCACTTCCGGAAGTGGAGCTGTTCCAAAAGTGGGCGGTCATTGTTGGTTGCATGATGTCGGTATGAATGAATATTAATTTGGGGCATTCCACTGACTATTTTAGGGCAACTAATGGGCGTGACATGAAGCTGCCAATTAGACATTTAGAGTggattgtgatttataaagggaaactGACGTAGGACGTACGTGCACCACAGTGTGACTACCTGTTACCagtttataaatattttacataGCCCATCTGCCTGGTTGTCCATCAACTGGGGGGTGATCAGCTgctgtaaatctttttttaatggcGAAAACTAAACAGGAAACTAACGTTTTTGATAAAAAGCAGTCACATTTACATGGGTTTCATATTCCTTGGTTAGTACTTGTGGAGGCATTATATAATTAGGCCTACATGAAATGTGcagaatgattttttttacattggatATGGCCTTTTCTGTCTAAGTCCCCATCATTTAGCTCTTCTAGGTCAGAACACTTATTCAGCCTGTTAGtcacacacaacaaagacaccCATCAGCAAACTTGCCGAGCTGAGCGGCACCACAGTGTGactaccaagggggtaagcctctccccAGAAcacgtagctcctatggcgccattttgatgctgccaagccatcacctcctgtatGCATTGCATATCTGCCACATAATTGGCTGATTAGATATTTATACATATAGATATTTTACATAGCctacacattttttatttatgactttttaatgacatacatAGGACTTTaagttctgtttttttgtggtcATGATTCATTTCGCAGcttgttggcttggttccaTGCTTAAAACTCCAttaattttgacgtcactttgactttctttacttttttcgacatactatactataacttttttgtgctttttattgtatagtatgtcacaaaatgtcaaaaaagtcatagtatagtatgtcgaaaaaagtcatagtatagtatgttgaaaaaagtcatagtatagtatgtcaaaaaaagtcaaaaaaagtcatagtatagtatgtcaaaaataataaaaaaatcatagtatagtatgttgaaaaaagtaaaagaaaatcatagtatagtatgttttttGGTTCCATGCTTAAAactccattcattttgacgtcactttgactttttttacttttttcgacatacgacTTACGACATACgacatatgacttttttgtgctttttatagtatagtcaaaaaaagtcatagtatagtatgtcaaaaaatgtcaaaaaaaagaaacagtacAGATAGAAACAGTACATATTACAATTAAAGACTCacacatggaaaataaaatcacaaataaaaacaaaacaaacaaaaagaggcCTTTGTGAATGACACGATCCTGCAGGAAGTGTTCCCGATCCTACAGGAAGTGTTCCCGATCCTACAGGAAGTGTTCCCGATCCTGCAGGAAGTGTTCATTAAATGTTATTCCCACTTACTTATAGCACAAATAAACTACACACATCTGGAAGTGTTCAGTACAGATTACAGATTGGCAGAGGGGAACTGAATTGATTTCAGATGTTCAAGAAAAGgatattttatgtatattttgtgGAATTTAGTGGTGGAACCTTTCAATGTAGCCTTCAAATTTTCTAGCTTGGAGTTGGACAaaagtagcctggtcctaccacaCTCTGGTACACTGGCCTGGTCCTACGAGACTCTGGTatattagcctggtcctaccagactctggtacactagcctggtcctaccagactctggtacactagcctggtcctaccagactctaatacactagcctggtcctacgaGACTcaggtacattagcctggtacttttatcgacatactatactatgactttttttcgatatactatactatgactttttttgtacttttttcgacaaactatactatgacttttttataacttttttctacatactatactatgacttttttcaacatactatactatgactttttttttatcttttcgacatgctatactatgacattttttacttttttcgacatactatactatgactacttttatacttttttcgacatactatactatgacttcttttgtacttttttcgacatactatactatgactacttttatacttttttcgacatactatactatgacttcttttgcacttttttcgacatactatactatgacttcttttgtacttttctcgacatagtatactatgacttcttttgtacttttttcgacatactatactatgacttcttttgtacttttttcgacatactatactatgacttcttttgtacttttttgacatactatactatgacttcttttgtacttttttcaacatactatactgtgacttcttcagtacttttttcgacatagtatactatgacttcttttgacatactatactatgacttttctcaacatactatactatgacttcttttgtacttttttcgacatactatactatgacttttgcacttttttcgacatactatacaatgacttcttttgtacttttctagacatagtatactatgacttcttttgtactttttcgacatactatactatgacttcttttgtacttttttcgacatagtatactatgactttcgacatactatactatgacttttctctcaacatactatactatgacttcttttgtacttttttgacatactatactatgacttcttttgtacttttctcgacactatactatgacttctattgtacttttttcgacatactatactatgacttcttttgtacttttctcaacatactatactatgacttcttttgtacttttttcgacttactatactatgactttttttcaacataatatattatgactttttaaaaacattttacgacatactatactatgactttttaaacttttttcgacatactatactatgacttcttttgtactttttttgacatactatactatgacttctttagtacttttttcgacatactatactatgacttttttcactatactatgacttcttttgtacttttctcgacattctatactatgactgcttttgtactttttttgacattctatactatgactgcttttgtacttttattgacatactatactatgactttttaaaaacttttttcgacatactatactatgacttttaaaaagctttgatactatgacttcttttctCACATAACAATTATACTTAGTGATTCTTTTCTTcaacatacttatactatgacctcttttgtaattctttttttaacactatatactatgactttttttgaccttttttttcgacataactatacctatgacttcttttaattttttctccCTATTACCATACTTATGACctctttttgtatctttttcGCACATAATTATACCATGactctttttttgacatacctatACTTGACTCTTtaactttttctgacataatTATAATTCTTtgacttttgtactttttctttgattataattataattttataGATctcttttttgtgactttttttccacataattatacttatgactttttcgacataattatactatgactttttgaattttttcaacatacttatactatgatctctttgtaattctttttttcgacataccttaTACTTGTGATCTCTTTGTATCTTTTTCGCacacatatactatgacttctttcgaaCATAATTACTTTTTGATTTTTCTCAACATACTTTATACTCATGActtctttttgtactttttttcacataattataatatgacttttatttttttttttctgacatactcatacaatgactttttgaaTTCTTTCTCTGAACaccatattatgactttttgtaattttttttctgacataccttataatttgacttttatttttcgATTAACATACTTATGActtttcttcaacatactatactatgactttttctcaacATAATTATAATTGACTTCTTTTAAACCTTCTGACATAATTATACCTTATGACttctttttaattctcttttttctcaCATAATTATACTCATGACTCTCttttaaaatctctttttttcgacatacttataattacccttttttttacatacatcttatgactttttaatttttctcaCTACCAACTTATGACTCTTTTGACTTTTTTACACTATACActctttttatacattttttcttaataaatactatgactcttttgtaattttttctaattataatatgacttcttttttaataccacttttttttcacataaatACTAACTTTGAACTcttattatactatgacttcttttaaTTCTTTTAACATTCTAattatgactcttttttttttgcatacctTATActatttaacttttttcaattatactatgacttttaatttttttttctactctaatatgactttttttcaacataatatactatgaccttttactTTCACATACATACTTATCtttacttttttcacatactcatactatgacttcttttgtaattctttttgacatactatactcatgatctttaatttttaacatactatgactttttttcatactcatgacttttgtAATTCTTTCTCGACATTCTAACTATgactcttttaatttttttttcactcaccTATACTCCTTTTATTAAACAACTATGACTCTTTTAAAAATTTTTACTAATACTTATGACTCTTTGGAATAATAtctac contains:
- the LOC120552728 gene encoding neoverrucotoxin subunit beta-like, with amino-acid sequence MASDNKTVAALGRPFTLGMLYDARTDELIPGLTMWDDKTLQDKITESSQHSSAFDIAASDSTESKCTLLDVEASLKVSFLGGLIEVEGSAKYLNDQKKFHNQSRVTLQYKATTNFKQLMIDHLTMEPQQMDVIQKSSATHVVTGILYGTNAFFVFDSEKLEASSVQDIQGSMQAVIKKIPSFDFEGKVKIQLTDEEKALTQKFSCKFYGDFILESNPATFEEAVNTYVQLPKLLGEKEEKAVPVHVWLMPLKNFNPKAAELKKEITDKSVWNAQDNLEDLREIAMRCNDSLEDKVIENFPVIHKPLSTFQKLCGYKWAPLDVMADYLNFPKLGSTNEDPWYYSDEVVTKMREKAKAFHQIANPLKNNSRFRFLIATIANKNYTGATIYHYKNHILVSEDFSKPVLPPVETITDRRDLIWYACDLNLDPNTANYHLTLSERNKKATHGARQSYPDRPERFDKHPQVLCKESLSGQHYWEFEWNDSSEEAIYVAIAYSEIERKSGRPDSLIGRNTISWAFGKTADSGNKKHSLKAFYNNQVLWSSPYPSDDCNRVGVYLDWPAGTLSFYRVSSNTLRHFYTFRTTFTEPVYPGFMVYYEQNYAYLCPLE